The following are encoded together in the Lathyrus oleraceus cultivar Zhongwan6 chromosome 3, CAAS_Psat_ZW6_1.0, whole genome shotgun sequence genome:
- the LOC127132271 gene encoding probable ribose-5-phosphate isomerase 3, chloroplastic — translation MASLSLSSPPSLSSSFHNASTRLNLRTPTSLKLRTHYSPLSVKAITLTQDDLKKLAADKAVEYVKSGMVLGLGTGSTAAFVVSKLGDLLKSGELTNIIGVPTSKRTEEQARSLGIPLSVLDDNPRLDLAIDGADEVDPYLNLVKGRGGALLREKLVEAASDKFVVVVDDTKLVSGLGGSGLAMPVEVVQFCWKYNLIRLQNLFKEEGVDAKLRVDESGKPYVTDNTNYIVDLYFKTPIRDANAAGTEISALEGVVEHGLFLNMATSVIIAGKTGVEVKDK, via the coding sequence atGGCATCCTTATCCCTCTCATCTCCTCCATCTCTATCCTCTTCATTCCACAATGCCTCCACGCGCCTTAACCTACGCACACCCACCTCCCTTAAACTTCGCACCCATTACTCTCCTCTCTCCGTCAAAGCCATAACCCTAACCCAAGACGATCTCAAAAAACTCGCCGCCGATAAAGCCGTCGAGTATGTCAAAAGCGGCATGGTCCTCGGTCTCGGAACCGGCTCCACCGCCGCCTTCGTCGTCTCCAAACTCGGCGACCTTCTCAAATCCGGCGAACTCACCAACATCATCGGTGTTCCAACCTCCAAACGCACGGAAGAACAAGCACGGTCTCTCGGTATTCCTCTCTCCGTCCTCGACGATAATCCTCGCCTTGATCTCGCTATCGACGGCGCAGACGAAGTCGATCCTTATCTCAACCTCGTCAAAGGCCGCGGCGGAGCTCTTCTCAGAGAAAAACTGGTGGAGGCGGCTTCCGATAAGTTTGTGGTCGTCGTCGACGATACGAAACTCGTCTCCGGTTTAGGTGGAAGCGGTTTGGCTATGCCGGTGGAGGTTGTTCAGTTTTGTTGGAAATACAATTTGATTAGGCTTCAGAATTTGTTCAAAGAAGAAGGTGTTGATGCGAAACTGAGAGTGGATGAGAGTGGAAAACCCTATGTTACTGATAATACTAATTACATTGTTGATTTGTATTTTAAGACTCCGATTAGGGACGCGAACGCCGCCGGGACGGAGATTTCGGCGCTTGAAGGTGTGGTGGAGCATGGGTTGTTCTTGAACATGGCTACCTCCGTCATCATTGCCGGAAAAACTGGTGTTGAAGTTAAAGACAAgtga